One Lutzomyia longipalpis isolate SR_M1_2022 chromosome 4, ASM2433408v1 DNA segment encodes these proteins:
- the LOC129794850 gene encoding fas apoptotic inhibitory molecule 1 — MAESDANNESNPPAAVDGEVDAEARERENYARREVAAEWQVPLGGRVYNVEFEHGTASGKRVLWVDQREILRRDWMFKLVGEDSFHLDGVRCILRVDPAPGFKYTYTLFVGGQAFEQFTERQARALKAWEITVREKFYRVVLEKDTLNVYLNGRLREEVGEFVDGGADTTFQADGNTFILHSRSSGNKRTGIVHSVTVNGAPVPEVEIK; from the exons ATGGCCGAATCAGATGCCAACAATGAGTCAAACCCACCAGCAGCGGTTGATGGCGAGGTGGACGCTGAGGCACGCGAACGCGAGAATTATGCCCGTAGGGAGGTAGCAGCAGAGTGGCAGGTCCCCTTGGGGGGTCGTGTGTACAACGTTGAATTCGAACATGGGACTGCGAGTGGGAAACGCGTCCTTTGGGTGGATCAACGTGAAATTCTTCGGCGTGATTGGATGTTTAAGCTCGTCGGGGAGGATTCCTTTCACCTCGATGGCGTTCGGTGTATTCTACGTGTGGATCCAGCACCTGGGTTCAAGTACACCTACACCCTCTTTGTGGGCGGACAAGCCTTTGAGCAATTCACGGAGCGTCAAGCAAGAGCCCTCAAAGCGTGGGAAATTACAGTTCGCGAGAAATTCTATCGAGTTGTTTTAG AGAAAGACACCCTCAACGTGTACCTGAATGGTCGTTTGCGCGAAGAAGTTGGTGAATTCGTTGATGGTGGTGCTGATACAACATTTCAAGCCGATGGGAACACCTTCATCCTCCACAGTCGCAGTAGTGGCAACAAACGCACCGGAATCGTTCACAGCGTCACTGTAAATGGTGCCCCCGTGCCCGAAGTGGAAATCAAGTGA